The following are encoded together in the Acidobacteriota bacterium genome:
- a CDS encoding zinc ribbon domain-containing protein, with product MRVVREWLLHVEPEVNPFVFAGRVLVFLLILGFGWFYIATPLETMWRTASLWHGIDLVIHEAGHILFIPFGDFMRVLGGSLLQCLVPLLFAAEFLRRKNPFGAAFGLWWLAQSLLDVAVYINDARAGVLPLLGGVTGREVPGYHDWQNLLGRLGWLEFDQALAQSVQVLALLLMIGTIGWAGWLLTLQWPRVDRSLFQKS from the coding sequence ATGCGCGTGGTGCGGGAATGGTTGCTGCATGTGGAGCCGGAAGTGAACCCGTTCGTGTTCGCCGGCCGCGTCCTGGTGTTTCTGCTGATCCTCGGCTTCGGCTGGTTCTACATCGCCACGCCGCTGGAGACGATGTGGCGCACTGCATCCCTGTGGCACGGGATCGACCTGGTGATCCACGAAGCCGGCCACATCCTCTTCATCCCATTCGGTGACTTCATGCGCGTGCTGGGCGGCTCCCTCCTGCAGTGCCTGGTCCCGCTGCTCTTCGCGGCGGAGTTCCTGCGGCGGAAGAACCCGTTCGGCGCGGCCTTCGGCCTGTGGTGGCTGGCGCAAAGCCTGCTGGACGTGGCCGTCTACATCAATGACGCCCGGGCCGGGGTGCTGCCGTTGTTGGGCGGCGTCACCGGCCGGGAGGTGCCCGGCTATCACGACTGGCAGAACCTCCTGGGCCGGCTGGGCTGGCTGGAGTTCGACCAGGCGCTGGCGCAGAGCGTTCAGGTCCTGGCCCTGCTGTTGATGATCGGCACCATCGGCTGGGCCGGTTGGCTACTGACCCTTCAATGGCCGAGAGTGGACCGGTCGCTCTTTCAGAAGTCCTGA